GGCATTAATGATTACTTTACCTATGCAGGATTTTTACCAAGGGAGGAGGCACTTCTCCTGCAATACAATGCTGATGCATGTTTATTCCTGGAATACAACAATCCTTCTGTGAAAGGTGTTCTAACAGGAAAATTATTTGAATATTTATATATAGCAAATTATATACTGGCTATAGGAGTGGCTGAAAATAGCGAGGCGGGAGCTCTGATTAAAAAAACCAACTCAGGCGTTTGTCTCGGAAATGATATAAATAAAATAAAGAATTATATATTGAATATAGTAGAGAATAAAAATTATAATAGTATTGCTATTAAGAAAAACTTCTCTGTGATCAAACAATTTGAGAGAAAAAGGCAAGCTATGAAACTTCTAGAATTGCTGGAAAATAGACCTGCATGAATAATTCGGACGCTCTTATCCATATGATGACTTGCCAGAAGAGGCACAGCTATGCATTCTTGGATAATGAATCGCTCTTATCCATTTGATGACTTGTCTGAAGGAGCAGAGGTCATGCTATGCGTTCGTTTCGACTTACCTTCGACTGCATCGAAGGCGTGGCAATGAATGCTTTCAGCGACCACATTGCAAGCTCTGCAAGTTGCTACGCACATAAGAGCGATGCGAAATACTATAATCTCCACCCGCATAAACGCAGAGTGTTCCCAATGTCAACCACAGAGCCACCCCGGTCATCTTCATTCGCCACCGACGTCCTCACACTCGTCGGCGGTACGGTCCTCGCTCAGGCGATTGCGATCCTGGCCTCACCGCTGCTCACGCGTCTGTACAGCCCGGCTGACTTCGGGCTCTACGCTCTTTTCCTCTCGGTGACTGGCATACTCTCAGTCGTGGCCTGCCTCCGTTATGATCTGGCGATCATGCTCCCGGAGAGGGATGAGGAGGCAGCGAACGTCGTAACCCTGAGCATCGCCCTGGCCGCGTGCACGAGCCTTCTCACCATACCGATACTTTGGCTCGCCTGGGCCCCAATGCTCTCGCTTCTCAACGCTCCCAAGCTGGAGCCAAATCTCTGGATGGTGCCGGTGGCTGTATTCCTAGGCGGAGCATTCAACGCGCTGAACTACTGGAACTCCAGAACGAGGCAATTCAAGCGACTGTCGATTTCACGGGCCATCAGCTCTGTAACGACCACAGGAGCGCAGATAGGGGCAGGGCTGGCAGGACACGCGACAGGGGGCAGCATGATTGGCGGAAGTATAGCCGGATTGCTGCTATCTGCCCTGTTTCTTGGTGCGAAGATATGGGATAATCTCAAGCACATCAGAAAAAGCATATGCAGAGCAGAGGTAATCAAAGGTCTAAAACGATACC
The sequence above is drawn from the Methanothrix sp. genome and encodes:
- a CDS encoding lipopolysaccharide biosynthesis protein, encoding MRSFRLTFDCIEGVAMNAFSDHIASSASCYAHKSDAKYYNLHPHKRRVFPMSTTEPPRSSSFATDVLTLVGGTVLAQAIAILASPLLTRLYSPADFGLYALFLSVTGILSVVACLRYDLAIMLPERDEEAANVVTLSIALAACTSLLTIPILWLAWAPMLSLLNAPKLEPNLWMVPVAVFLGGAFNALNYWNSRTRQFKRLSISRAISSVTTTGAQIGAGLAGHATGGSMIGGSIAGLLLSALFLGAKIWDNLKHIRKSICRAEVIKGLKRYRKFPLIDTWSGLLNSISYQLPVFFLSAFFSAEVVGYYTLTNRVLQMPMSLIGSAVAQVFFQRAVVANARRTMSAVVENTFTHLMMIGLYPILIILLIGEDVFRFFFSSAWAEAGVYAQILALWILFVFVTSPLSTMFAVFERQETFLLINILLFIARAATLTLGGLMGNARFALVLYALVSLIFWVYMCIWILNRSKVSLEVIIWRSLIYLLYSLPAAICIVISKYFLHLTPSYLILISLIGVIIYYICSIKQDDILNNYF